ATCATAAGAGCAATAACAAGAGGAGAATTGAAAAAATCTGGTTTCAGACAGGTAGGTGGTTGCTGGTTTAAAATTTTAATTGGAAGGCACTTGAGAATACATCATTGGATGGTGAATTTGTGATCTATAATCTCTGAAGAGCAAGATTGGCATGAGGTTAGGGGTTGAAATGGATGAATGGGGAATGTAATTTCATGTTAGTCCATATTGGGTGAACATTTAGgggtatgagtgagattgtggatGTCCAAATTTGGATGACATTAGAAACCAGCTTGCAAGTATGTTGTGGCTTCATTCTAAGGCATAGAATATATAAAAAGTCCAATTAGAGATGGATGAACCTCATTGGGAATATTGCTCCTTTTTGTATTGCCCCCACCTCACAGCACATACTGCTATAAATAGTCCAACTCATTACCAAGATATCTTGTGCTGTGCTAAGCAGCCTGCCAAATTATGGGGAGGGaacctggatcacaatgttaaaTGGCATTATCTTGTATTCCTACGGCAATGCTCAGGAATAACTCATTCTTTTTTGTAAACTAATTTCACTAATTCATTTTGTTGAATAACCTTGTTTCTTCCCCATCCTATTCCTTCATCTCCCAAACTCCAGAAGCCAGAGCAGGATGAGTGGAGCCATGGTCTGAAGGCAATGCAGAGAGCTCTGCAGATGGAGAAGAATGTGAACCAGAGTCTGCTGGATCTGCACAAGCTCTCCTATAGGAACACTGACCCTCATGTAAGGCCCTGTCTTTGTTTTCTGGACCTTAAAAGTCCATGTGTAGAATTGCAATGTTTGGTGTAGAAATTGGCTGTCCCATTTTCAATGATAAATGACCAGGTTCCTGTTAGACAAAGATAAATATTGCTCAGAACACTTGGAAGAAAATCTGCTTCTCTGACTACATTGTTACATCcacctgaaggcagacaaagaccACTATCTTTCATCTCAAAGACATCAGCTTGAGTGCAGCCTTCTCTCTCAACAGGGAGGTGTTGGCCTGGGTTATGTGCAGAAATCCAAAATGGGAGGTATAGATTGAAAGACCCTTGATGTTTCCTCTGAGCATTTTTTCCCCCCTCCTTTCAGCTTTGACTTCCTGGAGATTCACTACTTGGATGAGCAAGTGAAGATGATCAAGAAGCTTGGAGATCACATCACCAACCTGCAGAGACTGGGAGCCCCAGAGAATGGCATGGGAGAGTACCTGTTTGACAAGCTCACTCTGCATTGACTGGGATTCTAGAATCTGATGTTGACCAAATTGTAACGAATGCATATTAACAACCAAAGCAATTTATTATCTAGTTGCCGAAATGAAAATAAAGTATTTATGGAACTGATTTTTGTCTTTGTATAATTTGGTAAATGATTTGATTTGATTCCTAGCAACTTGATTCAATGCCTGGCcctaatcacagaatcttaatggcacagaaggaggccatttagcccattgtctgcaccagctctccaataAACATTGCCCTGCTTTTCCCTGCAACTTACTTCTAATCAAATAATCACTGAATGCctcaaatgaacctgcctccaccacacttccagacatgTTGAGTTACATCTCAATCCTAAGGTTTGTAGGGGATTTCTGAAATATGCAATTCTTCCAGAATTTCTCAATTCCTGCTGTAAAAGAGGGCTTTTCATACAGTTGATTAACTACATGATACTTCATAAGTTGGGATGTAACTTTTTTTGTCGTCATATACTGTCTGGAGAATGAAGAGTATCTGCTTTAGATGTGTGTCAGGCAAGTTTAGGAATGATATTTCCTACCAGTCATCACTGGGGTGTGAATGTTTTGTGAGCTGCTTCCATAATATAGCATTGGCCACGTTTAATCTGCCTTTGGGCAGGTTGCAGATGTTTCAATACCAGTGCCCTTATTTCAAAAAGCTATATTTGGCATTCTGCAGGCGACATTTATCACTGTGCCTGCATGGTGAATTGAGAGAGATTTATGGGGCAGTCTGATTTAGGCAGGGTAAACCAAACATATGACATTTTGGGTAGATAAAGCTTTCCTCACACTAGACTTCACAGAAGAATGTGCAAATTAAACTTTGGACTTTTTTTAGCAGCTCTTAATTTGGGATTGAACTCCACACTGTAATTTGCAGTGATGGGTCTATTGTTCTGTTTGAAGTTCCCCCACTGATCTGTTTTTCCATTTCCTCCAACTCTTTGTTTATGGAGTCACTGTAGACTTCCTGGTGCCGGCCCGCATTCTGAATCTTGGTATTGGGCTCATTAGGGACCCGTCAAGATGCCCATGTATTCTCCAAGAGATAGACTATATTATGTTCTactgtggggttgctttgtttgtGAACCGATTGTATGCTTGTCTGTCGGCAGGTCAGTCAATTACGATatgctgcagacacagagaccaatatgaaatgaagctaatgctatttatttacagacaacagagcactaacgtGACGTGTGCTCCTTCAACCAGACCCAACTCGCGACTAACTTTAATATGGTAGCCCACACTACATaactattgggtcttacagtcaggTGGTCAGTCTGctcgcattctcttaaaggtgtattacacctcagagtaCCACAGACTAACATGGATCTGActgtgttcaacaccattcatagGATTGCATTTCTATTTGTGAACTCAGGTGTTGTGAAGGTTTGAGAACAGACACTTTCAGATTCAGTTTGTGGAAAGTCACAGAATCCAACATCAATTACATCACTGACAAGGATCCAAATAGATTATTGGGAAAaatgaaagcatatggaatgaCTTTATATATGCATGGGGAATTGAGTGGGAGGTACGAAAAAGTGTTAGGGATAATGGGTACGTGCTCCAGTTGGCAGGTTGTAACAAGTGCTGTCCCCAGTGAGCAGCAGTGGAGCCTTAGCCTTTCATTATATTTATAAATGATATAGATGAAGGAATAAAGCACCATGTATCAATGTTTGCTGGTGACACTGTTAGGTAGCACATTCTGTAGAAGGGGGCAGACAGCTGTAGATGCATTGATAgatgagtgggcaaaactgtagCAGATCAAGTTTAAtatgaggaagtgtgaggtcatccacttcaGCCCAAGAAAAATAAACCAatgttttctaaatggtgaggaGCTAGGAACAGTAGATGAAGAGTGAGGAATAAAGGAGCCATGTACTGAAATTACTAACACTACTGGTCAGATGTAAAAACTTCAATGAAAAGTCTAATagaatacgaacatacaaaataggagcagaagtaggccattcggccccttgagccagaTCCACCATTCAACAGATCATGGTTGACCCGTTTGTGTTTTGAATCCCTCATTCCcaactacccccaataacctgtgattcccttgcctaacaagaatctgtccaccaccaccttaaaaatattcaatgaccccaccaccgccaccttctgaggcagagagttccaaagttgcacaaccctctgagagaaaaaaattcttctcatctctgtcctataagggcgacccctaattttaaaacagtgcccccctagttctgggctcacccacaagaggaaacatcctttccatgtccaccttgtcaagaccattcaggaccttagatccctctgcaccttggaattctgcgtCCGTTCTCTGCTTAAataatattcttcctgccaaagtgaacaacttcacattttcccatattgtgctccatttgccagatttttacccactcactcaacctatctatatccatctgcaaactccttttgTCCTCcccacaacatactttcctacctattttttggttatctgcaaatttagtttccatgccttcactccccttatctaagtcattgatataaattataaaaagttgaggccccagtacagacccctgtgggactccactcatgacatcctgtcaatcagaacAAGACCCATTTTTGCATACTCTCtatttctgccagccagccaatcttctatccatgctaatatgttaccctgtacaccatgagcttctattttctgcaataacctttgatgtgacactttatcaaatgccttctggaaatccaagcatagtacgtctacaggctccgcTTTATCCACAGCGCTTGTTACTCCTTGAAAGAACTCCAGTAatttggttaaacacgatttccctttcagaaaaccacCCTGACACTCCCAATTACTTTGAGTTTCTCTaactgcccagctataacctccttaatgatcgattctaacaccttctccaggacagatgtcaagctaactggcctttggtTTCCTGTTTCCTTCCTCCATCCCTTCTTGGATTATATTTGGGTtatatttgctgctttccagtctgatggaacctttccagaatctagcaaattttggaaaattaacaccaacgcatctactcaATAACCACCccatttaagaccctagaatgaagcccatcaggacccggagacttgtcagccggcagctccatcagtttgctcagttccacttccctaatgattgtaatttcaccgagttcctctctctcccctccacctccgaATTGCAGCTATTACTGCAATGTTAGTCTTCATCTCAAGGGGGCTGGAATAGAAATGGATGGAGATTTGCATGCAATTGCATGAAGCTCTGGAGTGCTGTGTTCAGTTCCGATATATTGCTTTGGaggggatccagcacagattcaccacaaTGATATCTGTGCAAAAGTGTTAAATTATGATAGTTTGCACAAGCTAATTTTGTAGATATGATTATAATTGAAATTTTGAAGGTGACTAATagctttgatagagtagataaagagaaactattacCTCTTGCTGGACTGTCCAGGATAGAGGCAGCAAAATCTTCAGAATGGAACTaagctgttcaggggtgatgtctggAAGCACTTCTTCCACAAAGGAAAAtgcaaatttggaactctctctcacccaacaaAAATTGGGGGTCGGTTGAACATTTCAAACCTGAAATGATTAGATTTTTGTTTGGTAAGGTTATGAAGGACTATGGAAGCAGGGTTATgaagttaagatgcagatcagccatgatctgattgaatggtagaacagacttgaggggctgaaagatctcctcctcttcctatgCTCCTATCACATAATAATTATCCAAATCTGCATTGTAAAGATCTGAATGGCTCTGGCCATCACCAGATCCATCCTATCCTCTTCATTGGTGCCTGGATTCACGTCAGATTCCTAATTGGCTATCAGGGATTGTCAATCATCATTGGTGATGTCATTTCTCGTTAGAATGCAGGATGTCCCAGTGGTATAAATACAAGAGCttgtggcttggcctaaatagccaagtggttatggtactgggtttgtaaccccaagatcaagagtttaaatctcacaatggcaaactatgaaacaatgtaacttcatctgaataggaacagatggaaacatgtttgtactcaaaagagttataagAACTTGTCAGGTTTCTGTCTGAACTTAGCTTTAATCAACTGTAAAAGTTAAGATGGCCTCCCAAGTGTGTCAGAACTACCACAAGGATTGTGAGGATGATGTTAACAAGCAGATCAACCTGGAGATCTATTCCTCCTATGTTTACCTCTCCATGGTCAGTTTTGTATTTTGTGGTCCTATTTCACAATTAAGGCTGTAGCTCTGTTGCATTCTGAGCTGGTAGAATTGCTTGAGGTTGATGAATTGGCTGGAGAACCTATCTCTCTGGTCAGCCCTCTCCAGGTTTGTTCCAATGAACATTCTTAACACCTGACTTTGAAATCTAACAGTCTGTTCCCTACTCCCCCAGAATTGTTTCAGTTATAGTTGTATCCTAAATTGAGGGTTCCCGAAACAGTGGAATCACCTTGATGTGTAAACCTAGTTGACTTAATTTAGTTATAGTTGTCCAGATAATTATATGGATCACTAGCTGGTTATGCCCAGTTTCTTCTGACCTCTAATTTTAAGTCCTGAACATCCTGTTTGTGTTGGAATCACTGAGGCTGGACCCTAGTGGTAAGGAGGTTAAACTGCTGAATTTGAAAGGATGTATTTTTTCCTCAACaggaacaaaaatacctggaaaaactcagcaggtctggcagcatctgtggagaggaacacagttttcCATCAGATTGCTGATGAGTAAGTTCATATCCCATTGAAATTGAATTAGTGTGGGTTGAAAACTGATATGATAGTTTAATCCAGGAGCTATGTTCCCTCTTCTACAACCATTTGCTTTGTTCTGCTCCTGCACAAGGAGGAGCTTTCCAACATATCCAGAAAAGATCAATAAAGCAAAGTGAGTTTACTTTGCAAGAAAAATCATATTTTTCATTTAAGGGCATATGGGTGGAGTTTTGTTTGTGATTTAGACACAGAAGAGATCTGAGTCTGTTCTGACTCACTTTCCATTTTTTTTGTCTCTCTGCAGTCCTTTTACTTTGACCGGGATGATGTTGCCCTGCGTCACTTTGCTGAGTTTTTAAAGAGCAGTCACATGAGGAACGGGACACGCTGAGAAACTGATGAAATTCCAGAATAAATGTGGAGGCCGGATCATCCTGGAGGATGTCAAGGTTGGACTCTGCAcattttgaagattttttttttgtgatgaTAGGTGGGGTTAACTTGAGAGATTTTTGAAAGGGAGTTGAGCCTTGAAGACTTAATGTTGTATATACGGACTTTCAGAAGGTTGGAGATTGAATGCATTTCTAGTTCAGATAGCAATTAGAATGCTGTTGCATGACACCAGTGAGATAGGACACACAATGCAATTGGGGTGATGTTGAGTACTGGATGGTAAGAACTAAAGAATTTATTCTAATTTGCAAATGTATGTTAAGTTATGAATAaaagcaaagtgctggaaaaacttaggtcttgcagcatctgtagAATAGTTTAATGTTTTCAGTCTGTATGACATCAGTAATGGGATGTGCTTTGAATAGTCATAAGGTCTTGAGACATAACTGTTTCTCTCCTacctcagatgctgccaaacctgagttttccagcacgtggtttgttttggatttctcgCATCTGCAGTACTTAGCTTTTATGCTAAGCTAGGGTTGATCATAAACTCTAATTACAATTGGTAGAAGGGTAGTTTAATGAGGTAGTCTACATACAATTTAAGGAGTAGGGGTTTGCAATCAGTAAACCATCAGCCCTTCCTATATCTGCAAGCTAGCTTCTAATCTGTTCCAATTCATCATTTATCATTAATGCTAAATATTTTGCCTTTGCAATATCCCATGAGATTCCCCACCTTGTAGCATACCCTAATCCAGAGTTTTATCCACAGCAGGATATCAAGAAGTGATGTGGACCTATGATCTTCTAACTCCTGAAATGCTTGTTCCTTGTTGATCAATTTTATGCACTGATTCAATTTGCTGATAcctgtttctctttctcaccATCTCACAAACTCCAGAAACCAGAGCAGGATGAATGGAGCAATGGTCTGGAGGCAATGCAGAGAGCTCTGCAAATGGAGAAGAATGTGAACCAGAGGCTGCTGGATCTGCACAAGCTCTCCTCTGGGAACACTAACCCTCATGTAAGTTTCTATCTCGTTTCACAAAATATTCTTACCTTTGGATGTCCTGACGGTTGTAGTTGTGACATTGTCAAACATGGAAGCCAATTTTTATACTGTTAAATAACCAGATTTGGTTAAGGATAAGCATTCTTCAGGACACTGCAGTCTTACTCCTGGCAATAATACCATGTACTCTTCCAGACAACTAAAAGTTGACTTTCACTAATGGTTTCACCTGAGTGTAGCTCTTCCTCAGGGCTGGGTTATGTGTATCAGTTCTAGAAATGGGACAACCCAGGCCTTTTTGACTATGCAATGAACCATGACTTGCACATAGCCTGTGGCTTTTAAGAGGAAACTTGTGCTTAAGCTTATCTTTGGAAATATCCTTCCATAACCAGTAGTATTTAACTAAGCTACAAGATTTAACAAGTTGAGACAATCCATGAAGCAGATGGGAACTGAGGGTTCTGATATTAACTCTAAATTGATAAAATTACTCCTAGAATAAAACTAACCTGAGACACCATCCTCCAATATCTGTGGTACCAGTTAATGGATCAAAAACATTCCCTTTGGTAAATGAAGCTCAGAAGACCCTTAAGATATTAATTCTTCTTGGCTAATTCGTACTCTTTCTCTCCTTCAGCTTTGTGACTTCCTGGAGACTCACTACTTGGATGAGCAAGTGAAGATGATCAAGAAGCCTGGAGATCACATCACCAACCTGAAGAGACTGGGAGCCCCTGAGAATGGCACGGGAGAGTACCTGTTTGACAAGCTCACCCTGGGAAGTGACTGAACTGACTGCAGGGGGCAAGCCTATTGTTTGTATAATTTGAGACCTTGTCCTGTAGTGGATTTGATAACATTGCACAAGGAGGTTTTGAGATCTGGACTCAGTATTGGATTATTTTGTGTTGCCTTACCTATTTTTGACTGGGATATGGTTTGTGTAACAGGATCCACTGCTATTATAATGCATGTCATGTTGATAGTCTAAATTCAGTTGGTAAAATCCTTAATTCTTTTCTGCATCCGTTCTGGCCAGATATAAAACCGCCTTAATGTTATCCAACAAATTTGACTCATTTAAGGAACAAACCGAACCAAAGCAGGAGTTTTTTTCCAGGTAGATCTGAGCCTAGCATGCTGAGTTGCCACTAGTTTGCTTTTTTGCATCAATGGTGGATCTGGTCCTTCAAGCTGCTTAAAATACTAACTGCTGCAGCATTTAAAATACCAGGAGTGTTTTCCAGTGCATCATTTCCATCTAGAAACAGTCCTATTTAAATGTCTGTTTGCTTAGAGTAGTTTAGGTATTTTAATGTTGTGGATGGAATTATTAGTAAAATGCCCTGCAGAGCTCACTCCTGAACCAACTGCCTTGATGCTGCTGCTCCTTTAAGCATGTGGTTCTGGGAGCTCCCTGAACTCCTGGTACCACAATTGGGTTATGGGCAATGTCACAATGCAgcctggaatgccatttggacttGACCAGGCACAGCAGTCTTTAAATGAGCAAAAATGTTATCATGCTAGTCTCTGGAATGGTgagcttttaaattccagatttagtaaTTGAACTGTTGAAttacaccagctgctgtggtgggatttgatgcaagtccccagagcattatcctagcCCTCTGGATTGTGTTTTTCTGGTGAAAAGTtaaatatttcacctgaaaagcTTTTCCCTTAACCCTTTTTTTACCTCCAgcacccatcccttccccccaaccacaGTTACTTTACCAGCTTATAAACCCCAAACCAGCAGGTACTCCATTAATGCATTTTTGTTCCtggggtgtgggtgttactggcaagcatttattgcccatccctaatagcccttggaAGGTACTAGTGAGCTGCCTTGGCCCATTTGCAGTtcatgtgtaggtacacccacagtgttattatattagttccatgattttgacccagtgacagtgaaggaatgctgatTTCTTTCCAGGTTaagatagtgtgtggcttgaaggggaacttgcaggtggtggtgtttccatgcacctgTGGTCCTGGGTTTAGGAGGTGTGGTCTGAGGTggcttggtgagtccctgcagtgcatcttgtagattggacACACTTGctactgtgtcagtggtggagggagtgaatgtttgtggctggggtgccaatcaagtgggctgcttcgtactggatggtgtcgagcttcttgagtgttgttggaactgctctcatgcaggcaagtggggagtatcccatcacagtcctgacatgtgctttgtggatggtggataggctttagagagccaggaggtgagttactcctgcagaattcctagtctctgacctcttgtagccacagtatttatatggctagt
This genomic window from Carcharodon carcharias isolate sCarCar2 chromosome 25, sCarCar2.pri, whole genome shotgun sequence contains:
- the LOC121269729 gene encoding LOW QUALITY PROTEIN: ferritin heavy chain, oocyte isoform-like (The sequence of the model RefSeq protein was modified relative to this genomic sequence to represent the inferred CDS: inserted 2 bases in 2 codons), translating into MASQVCQNYHKDCEDDVNKQINLEIYSSYVYLSMSFYFDRDDVALRHFAEXFKEQSHEERXHAEKLMKFQNKCGGRIILEDVKKPEQDEWSNGLEAMQRALQMEKNVNQRLLDLHKLSSGNTNPHLCDFLETHYLDEQVKMIKKPGDHITNLKRLGAPENGTGEYLFDKLTLGSD
- the LOC121269617 gene encoding ferritin heavy chain B-like; amino-acid sequence: MSSQVCQNYHKDCENAVNKQINLELYSSYVYLSMSLYFNWDDVVLHHFAEFFQEQSHEEREHAEKLMKFQNKCGGRIILEDVKKPEQDEWSHGLKAMQRALQMEKNVNQSLLDLHKLSYRNTDPHVSFDFLEIHYLDEQVKMIKKLGDHITNLQRLGAPENGMGEYLFDKLTLH